A single region of the Acidobacteriota bacterium genome encodes:
- the rfbA gene encoding glucose-1-phosphate thymidylyltransferase RfbA has product MKGIILAGGAGTRLYPLTRAVSKQILPLYDKPMVYYPLSVLMLAGIREVLVISTPRDLGLFRELLGTGERLGMRFEYAEQAAPRGLAEAFLIGKDFIGADACALVLGDNVFYGQGFSSTLRESVRAVEEAGGARIFGYYVRDPKAYGVVEFDPAGRALSIEEKPEFPRSHYAVPGLYFYDNSVIGIAAGLAPSSRGELEITGVNNAYLERGRLSVGVLGRGMAWLDTGTYDGLLEAANFIETIQKRQGMYVSCIEEIAFANGWIGRAALLALAGEYRTEYGEYLRWVAEKR; this is encoded by the coding sequence ATGAAGGGAATCATTCTGGCAGGGGGAGCAGGCACGCGGCTCTATCCCCTGACGAGGGCGGTGTCGAAGCAGATCCTGCCACTGTACGACAAACCGATGGTGTATTACCCGCTCTCGGTGCTGATGCTGGCCGGGATCCGGGAGGTCCTCGTCATCTCCACGCCGCGCGACCTGGGGCTCTTCCGCGAGTTGCTCGGCACCGGTGAGCGGCTCGGGATGCGGTTCGAGTACGCCGAACAGGCGGCGCCGCGCGGGCTGGCCGAGGCGTTCCTCATCGGGAAGGACTTCATCGGCGCGGATGCGTGCGCCCTGGTGCTGGGCGACAACGTCTTCTACGGCCAGGGCTTTTCCTCCACCCTGCGCGAGTCGGTGCGCGCCGTCGAGGAGGCGGGAGGGGCCCGCATCTTCGGCTATTACGTGCGCGATCCCAAGGCGTACGGCGTGGTCGAGTTCGACCCGGCCGGGCGCGCCCTCTCGATCGAGGAGAAGCCGGAATTCCCGCGCTCGCACTATGCCGTGCCCGGGCTCTATTTTTACGACAACTCCGTCATCGGCATCGCCGCCGGCCTCGCGCCCTCCTCGCGGGGGGAACTCGAAATCACCGGGGTGAACAACGCCTATCTCGAGCGGGGGCGTCTGTCGGTGGGAGTGCTCGGCCGCGGCATGGCGTGGCTCGACACCGGCACCTACGACGGCCTGCTCGAGGCGGCCAATTTCATCGAAACCATCCAGAAGCGACAGGGGATGTACGTCTCCTGCATCGAAGAGATCGCCTTCGCCAACGGCTGGATCGGGCGCGCGGCGCTCCTGGCGCTCGCGGGCGAATACCGGACCGAGTACGGAGAGTACCTCCGGTGGGTCGCGGAGAAACG